In Janthinobacterium sp. 67, a genomic segment contains:
- a CDS encoding 2-hydroxyacid dehydrogenase, whose translation MKIAFFASQPYDRRFFDEALPSQPDAAGIELVYHSALLSQETVVLAQGADAVCVFVNDVLDAPVLQALHGYGVRAIVLRCAGYNNLDLEAARRLGLFVARVPAYSPEAVAEYTLALVQTLNRHTHRAYARVREGNFSLDGLLGATLHGKTVGIVGTGKIGLATARIFKGFGCTVLGHDPYPAPAFAQLGTMVELPQLLAESDIVSLHCPLMEGTRHMISEETLPLMKKGAMLVNTSRGGLIDTGAVIEALKSRQLGSLAIDVYEQESNLFFQDRSSDIIDDDIFQRLMTFPNVLVTGHQGFFTSEALREIAAITYHNLQCFRQGKQCENSVLAG comes from the coding sequence ATGAAAATCGCCTTCTTTGCCAGCCAGCCCTACGACCGCCGCTTCTTCGATGAAGCCTTGCCGTCCCAACCCGACGCCGCCGGCATTGAACTGGTCTACCACAGCGCCTTGCTGAGCCAGGAAACCGTGGTCCTGGCGCAAGGCGCGGACGCCGTCTGCGTTTTCGTCAACGACGTGCTCGACGCGCCCGTGTTGCAAGCCCTGCACGGCTACGGCGTGCGCGCCATTGTGCTGCGCTGCGCCGGCTACAACAACCTCGACCTGGAAGCGGCCAGGCGCCTGGGCCTGTTCGTGGCCCGCGTGCCCGCGTACTCGCCGGAAGCCGTGGCCGAATACACGCTGGCCCTCGTGCAAACCCTGAACCGCCACACGCACCGCGCCTACGCCCGCGTGCGCGAAGGCAATTTCTCGCTCGATGGCTTGCTGGGCGCCACTTTGCACGGCAAGACGGTGGGTATCGTCGGCACGGGCAAGATCGGCCTGGCCACGGCGCGCATTTTCAAGGGTTTCGGCTGCACGGTGCTGGGCCACGACCCGTATCCGGCGCCCGCGTTCGCGCAACTGGGCACGATGGTGGAACTGCCGCAGCTGCTGGCCGAATCCGACATCGTTTCGCTGCATTGCCCTTTGATGGAAGGTACGCGCCACATGATCAGCGAAGAAACCTTGCCGCTGATGAAGAAGGGCGCCATGCTGGTGAATACGTCGCGCGGCGGCCTGATCGACACGGGCGCCGTCATCGAGGCATTGAAATCGCGCCAGCTGGGTTCCCTGGCCATCGACGTGTATGAACAGGAAAGCAATCTGTTCTTCCAGGACCGCTCGTCGGACATCATCGACGACGACATCTTCCAGCGCCTGATGACGTTCCCCAACGTGCTCGTGACGGGCCACCAGGGATTTTTCACCAGCGAAGCGCTGCGCGAGATCGCCGCCATCACGTATCACAACCTGCAATGCTTCCGCCAGGGCAAGCAATGCGAGAACAGCGTACTAGCTGGCTGA
- a CDS encoding MepB family protein codes for MKGGPWAFLGLPQAPVPEAESADYGACRAELHGKRLVLRAAKTTPTKTGQFVTIWKRPHPDAEIAPLDEADPVDVVIIAVSDGARHGFFIFPRKVLLERGVMSRAGAGGKRALRVYPPWCAPESVQAQRTQRWQAACFVAAGDQRRLEQMFRE; via the coding sequence ATGAAGGGCGGTCCCTGGGCCTTCCTGGGCTTGCCGCAAGCGCCCGTGCCGGAAGCGGAAAGCGCGGACTACGGCGCTTGCCGCGCCGAACTGCACGGCAAGCGCCTGGTCTTGCGCGCGGCGAAAACCACGCCGACGAAAACCGGCCAGTTCGTCACCATCTGGAAGCGCCCCCATCCCGACGCCGAGATCGCCCCGCTCGATGAAGCCGATCCCGTCGACGTCGTCATCATCGCCGTCAGCGATGGCGCGCGGCACGGTTTCTTCATTTTTCCGCGCAAGGTACTGCTGGAGCGAGGTGTGATGTCGCGCGCCGGAGCCGGAGGCAAGCGCGCGCTGCGCGTGTATCCGCCGTGGTGTGCGCCTGAATCTGTCCAGGCACAGCGCACGCAGCGGTGGCAGGCTGCCTGTTTTGTGGCGGCGGGGGATCAGCGAAGGTTGGAACAGATGTTCAGAGAGTAA
- a CDS encoding TfoX/Sxy family protein: MASQQGTVDFLLDQMAGAGSVSAKKMFGEYGLYCDGKMFAIIADDQLFIKPTDAGRAWISAQGTLQEAPPYPQAKPYFLIDGGLWDERDWLGQLAQRTADALPLPKPKPPPKPKKPASAS, encoded by the coding sequence ATGGCATCACAGCAAGGCACGGTGGATTTTTTGCTCGACCAGATGGCGGGCGCAGGCAGCGTCAGCGCGAAAAAAATGTTCGGGGAATATGGCCTGTATTGCGACGGCAAGATGTTCGCCATCATCGCCGACGACCAGCTCTTCATCAAGCCGACGGACGCGGGCCGCGCCTGGATCAGCGCGCAAGGCACGCTGCAGGAAGCGCCGCCCTATCCGCAAGCCAAGCCGTACTTCCTCATCGATGGCGGGCTGTGGGACGAGCGCGACTGGCTGGGCCAGCTGGCGCAGCGCACGGCGGACGCCTTGCCGCTGCCGAAACCCAAGCCGCCGCCCAAGCCCAAAAAACCGGCATCAGCCAGCTAG